One genomic window of Elaeis guineensis isolate ETL-2024a chromosome 2, EG11, whole genome shotgun sequence includes the following:
- the LOC105053302 gene encoding protein SABRE isoform X3, whose product MPKLDLKFMHRGEDLIVENNIMGIHLSSSKSISYEDSGETTSHFDVQMDLSEIHLLREGVTSILEILKVAAVASVDIPMEPLLPIRAEVDVKLGGTQCNLIMSRLKPWLHLHSSKKKRMMLGKENSRKERSQPSDMKAIMWTCTVSAPEMTIVLYDLNGLPLYHGCSQSSHLFANNIASRGIQVHTELGELHLQMEDEYQECMKENLFGVETNSGSLMHIARLSLDWGHREMELQEKHDPIRWALVFSIDISGMAVHFGFQHVESFITTLMSFKALFKSLSSVKRASESKVGHMSKKSAKGTQILKLNLEKCSVSYCGDMSIQDTVIADPKRVNFGSQGGEVIISVSADGTPRRASIISTLPGECKNLKFSTSLDIFHLSLCVNKETKSTQMDVERARSVYQEYSEEHKPGAKVTLVDMQNAKFVRRTGGLTDIAVCSLFSATDISVRWEPDAHLALHEFFTRLRFLIHNNKLQGYGNEIRVQSHDMKDMEPEKNVNRLDQVRPEMPYGKRESIFAVDVEMLRVSGELADGVETVINVQSIFSENARIGILLEGLMLSFNEARVLKSSRMQISCIPVSTSSILDAKVHSAATRDWVIQGIDIHICMPYRLQLRAIEDAVEDMLRGLKLITAAKTSLIFPSRKENSKKPKPRTTKFGSVRFVIRKLTADIEEEPIQGWLDEHYHLMKNEVCELAVRLKLLDESISAGSMISGSADPNNLCSERKTRYNGIEIDVHDKLVVQRLQEEIHKQTFRSYYQACQKMVIVEGSGACSRGFQSGFKPSTHRASLLSLCATDLDVSLTKIEGGVSGMVEFIKKLDPVCLENDIPFSRLYGRDIHLHTGSLVLQIRNYTFPLFSATAGKCQGRIVLAQQATCFQPQIHQDVYIGRWRRVRMLRSASGTTPPMKMYSDLPIYFHKGEVSFGVGYEPAFADVSYAFTVALRRANLSTRNQNSDLKGQNVVGTSQAANVNISQSQPFKKERSLPWWDDMRYYIHGKIVLYFNETKWNLLATTNPYEKLDRLQIISNYMDIQQTDGRVFVSAKAFKIYLSSLESLTKNSSLKLPCGVSRPFLYSPAFSLEVIMDWQCDSGNPLNHYLHALPSEGEPRKKVYDPFRSTSLSLRWNFSLRPSLLPHDKHATSSGFGDSMILDGAFYDTSQKLENTDSPTMNLGAHDLAWIFKWWNINYNPPHKLRTFSKWPRFGISRAARSGNLSLDKVMTEFFLRVDATPTCIEHMPLGDDDPASGLTFKMSKLKYELCYSRGKQRYTFDCKRDHLDLVYQGLDLHMLKAYLNRDNNSSAVQDIPTTKRGSHTGLSGKVGNVKYNNFSNFTEKNRDDGFLLYSDYFTIRRQAPKADSARLLAWQESGRKNLEMTYVRSEFENGSESDHTRSDPSDDDGFNVVIADNCQRVFVYGLKLLWTIENRDAVWSWVGGISKAFEPPKPSPSRQYAQRKMIEEQQMHDGSKMPCDDNFVSPPTSHSVNSPSRQVETMGSVSSPSPSSKMECSSSDIVAVKHGYIDDSEEEGTRHFMVNVIQPQFNLHSEEANGRFLLAAASGRVLARSFHSVLHVGYEMIEQALGTSNVQIPGSEPEMTWKRAEFSVMLEHVQAHVAPTDVDPGAGLQWLPKILRSSPKVKRTGALLERVFMPCQMYFRYTRHKSGTAGLKVKPLKELSFNSPNITATMTSRQFQVMLDVLSNLLFARLPKPRKSSLLYPSEDDEDIEEEADEVVPDGVEEVELAKINLEQKERERKLLLDDIRTLSEASDVPADLCQSPEKDGDLWMITSGKLVLVQGLKKELLNIQKSRKAASSALRMALQKAAQLHLMEKEKNRSPSYAMRISMRINKVVWSMLADGKSFAEAEINDMIYDFDRDYKDIGVARFTTKSFVVRNCLPNAKSDMLLSAWNAPPEWGKNVMLRVDAKQGAPKDGNSPLELFQVEIYPLKIYLTETMYRMMWDYFFPEEEQDSQRRQEVWKVSTNAGSRRLRKSFAGPEAAASSSQSTRESEAPGRSSATTGASANASINQASIHGDASQVSKLQSLKANIVCGSNPELRRTSSSDRTWEESAAESAANDLVLQAHSSNTSSKSGPLNPAPEHQHAVNEISKNKPKESKSVRSGRLSHEEKKVGKSQDEKRARTRKMMEFHNIKISQVELLVTYEGSRFAVNDLRLLMDSFHRVDFTGTWRRLFSRVKKHIIWGVLKSVTGMQGKKFKDKALSQRDANGSAVPESDLNFSDSDGGQPGKSDQFPITWLKRPSDGAGDGFVTSIRGLFNSQRRKAKAFVLRTMRGDADGEFHGEWSDSDVEFSPFARQLTITKAKKLMRHAKKFRSRGHKSSGLTLQRDSFPSTPRESTPFQSDSSGPSSYEDFHD is encoded by the exons ATGCCAAAACTTGATCTGAAGTTCATGCACCGGGGTGAAGACCTTATTGTTGAGAACAATATTATGGGCATTCATCTCAGTAGTAGCAAATCAATATCATATGAGGACTCTGGAGAGACTACATCACATTTTGATGTTCAGATGGACTTGAGTGAAATTCAT TTACTCCGAGAAGGTGTAACTTCTATCTTGGAAATTCTGAAAGTTGCTGCTGTTGCTTCAGTAGATATTCCAATGGAG CCACTTCTACCTATTAGAGCTGAAGTTGATGTTAAGCTTGGTGGTACCCAGTGCAACCTCATCATGAGCAGACTAAAGCCATGGTTGCACCTTCACTcgtctaaaaagaaaagaatgatgCTTGGCAAAGAAAATTCTCGAAAAGAAAGGTCTCAGCCAAGTGACATGAAAGCCATCATGTGGACGTGTACTGTCTCAGCACCAGAGATGACTATCGTGCTTTACGACCTTAATGGGTTGCCATTATACCAT GGATGCTCACAGTCGTCCCATTTGTTTGCAAATAATATAGCTAGCAGGGGGATTCAAGTGCATACAGAACTTGGTGAACTACATTTGCAGATGGAAGATGAATACCAGGAGTGCATGAAGGAAAATTTATTCGGTGTAGAAACTAATTCAGGTTCCTTAATGCACATTGCACGGTTAAGTCTAGATTGGGGACACAGGGAGATGGAATTGCAAGAAAAGCATGATCCCATTAGATGGGCATTGGTATTTTCCATTGATATAAGTGGTATGGCAGTACACTTTGGCTTTCAGCATGTTGAGTCTTTTATAACTACCTTGATGTCCTTCAAGGCACTATTTAAAAGTTTATCTTCTGTTAAAAGAGCTTCAGAGAGCAAGGTGGGGCACATGAGCAAAAAGTCGGCAAAAGGGACGCAAATTTTGAAACTAAATCTTGAAAAATGTTCTGTAAGTTATTGTGGTGATATGAGCATCCAAGATACAGTTATTGCAGATCCGAAGCGAGTGAATTTTGGTTCACAAGGTGGGGAAGTTATAATTAGTGTCTCCGCTGATGGCACACCGCGCAGAGCAAGCATTATTTCAACTCTTCCTGGTGAATGCAAGAATCTGAAATTTTCAACATCTCTTGACATCTTCCATCTTAGTTTGTGTGTGAACAAGGAAACAAAGTCAACACAAATGGATGTTGAAAGAGCAAGATCGGTCTACCAGGAATACTCTGAAGAGCACAAACCTGGTGCTAAAGTGACACTGGTGGATATGCAGAATGCAAAATTTGTGCGTCGTACTGGTGGGCTTACTGATATTGCTGTTTGTTCTCTCTTCAGTGCAACTGATATATCTGTTAGATGGGAGCCTGACGCACATTTGGCACTACATGAATTTTTTACCCGCTTGAGGTTTTTGATACATAATAACAAGCTCCAAGGTTATGGTAATGAAATAAGAGTACAATCCCATGATATGAAAGATATGGAACCAGAGAAAAATGTTAACAGGTTGGACCAGGTGCGACCTGAGATGCCATATGGAAAAAGGGAGTCAATTTTTGCTGTTGATGTGGAAATGTTAAGAGTGTCTGGGGAACTTGCAGATGGTGTTGAAACAGTGATCAATGTTCAGTCTATATTTTCTGAGAATGCCAGGATAGGCATACTACTTGAAGGGCTTATGCTTAGTTTTAACGAAGCCAGGGTTCTTAAAAGTAGCCGCATGCAGATTTCCTGTATTCCAGTTTCAACGAGTAGCATTCTTGATGCAAAGGTACACTCTGCAGCAACAAGAGATTGGGTTATTCAAGGAATTGACATACATATCTGCATGCCTTACAGGTTGCAATTACGTGCTATAGAGGATGCTGTTGAGGATATGTTGCGGGGCTTGAAGCTTATTACTGCTGCTAAAACCAGTCTAATATTTCCTTCTAGGAAGGAGAACTCGAAAAAACCAAAGCCCAGAACAACAAAATTTGGATCTGTCAGATTTGTCATACGTAAACTGACAGCAGATATTGAGGAAGAGCCCATACAGGGCTGGCTTGATGAACATTACCATTTGATGAAGAATGAAGTTTGTGAGTTAGCTGTTCGATTGAAGTTACTTGATGAAAGTATCTCTGCTGGCAGTATGATTTCAGGAAGTGCTGATCCAAATAATTTGTGCTCAGAAAGGAAGACTCGTTATAATGGAATTGAGATTGATGTGCATGATAAATTAGTTGTTCAGAGATTGCAAGAAGAAATCCATAAGCAGACATTTCGTTCTTATTATCAGGCATGTCAAAAAATGGTAATTGTGGAAGGATCAGGTGCATGTTCAAGAGGTTTTCAATCTGGTTTCAAACCCAGTACTCATAGAGCTTCACTTCTATCACTCTGTGCAACAGATTTGGATGTAAGTTTAACCAAAATTGAAGGAGGTGTTTCTGGAATGGTTGAATTTATAAAGAAACTTGACCCTGTCTGCTTAGAAAATGATATACCATTCTCCCGGCTGTATGGAAGAGATATTCATTTACATACAGGTTCTTTAGTTCTCCAGATAAGAAATTACACTTTTCCATTGTTTTCTGCTACTGCAGGGAAATGTCAAGGCCGTATCGTGCTTGCTCAACAG GCAACATGTTTCCAACCCCAAATACATCAGGATGTATACATTGGGAGATGGAGGAGAGTACGAATGCTACGTTCAGCTAGTGGTACAACTCCACCAATGAAAATGTACTCTGACTTACCTATATATTTTCATAAAGGGGAAGTTTCATTTGGAGTTGGATATGAGCCAGCTTTTGCAGATGTAAGTTATGCATTCACAGTAGCCCTGCGCCGGGCTAATCTTAGCACTAGGAATCAGAATTCTGATTTGAAGGGTCAAAATGTTGTGGGCACTTCACAGGCTGCAAATGTCAATATTTCACAGAGTCAACCATTTAAAAAGGAGCGCAGCTTGCCATGGTGGGATGACATGAGGTACTATATTCATGGGAAGATTGTCTTGTATTTCAACGAGACCAAATGGAACCTGCTTGCAACAACTAATCCTTATGAGAAGCTAGACAGACTTCAAATCATTTCTAATTACATGGATATCCAGCAAACAGATGGTCGTGTATTTGTTTCTGCAAAGGCATTTAAGATTTATCTAAGCAGTCTAGAGAGTTTGACCAAAAACTCCAGTTTAAAACTTCCATGTGGTGTCTCTAGACCATTTTTATATTCCCCTGCTTTCTCTCTTGAAGTGATCATGGACTGGCAATGTGATTCTGGTAATCCCCTAAATCATTATTTGCATGCACTTCCCTCTGAAGGGGAACCTCGAAAGAAAGTTTATGATCCATTTCGTTCGACTTCTCTCTCTCTAAGATGGAATTTTTCTCTGAGACCTTCTCTGCTGCCACATGACAAGCATGCTACATCTTCGGGTTTTGGAGACAGCATGATACTAGATGGTGCCTTTTATGATACTTCACAAAAGTTGGAGAACACTGACTCCCCAACAATGAACCTGGGAGCCCATGACCTTGCATGGATATTCAAATGGTGGAACATAAATTATAATCCTCCTCATAAACTGAGAACATTCTCTAAATGGCCACGCTTTGGAATTTCAAGAGCTGCAAGATCTGGCAACTTGTCCTTGGACAAAGTTATGACTGAGTTTTTTCTTCGTGTTGATGCTACACCCACTTGCATTGAACACATGCCTTTAGGAGATGATGATCCTGCTAGTGGTCTAACATTTAAAATGTCAAAATTGAAGTATGAGCTCTGTTATAGTCGTGGTAAGCAGCGGTATACATTTGATTGCAAGCGTGATCACCTTGATCTTGTTTACCAGGGTCTTGACCTTCATATGTTGAAAGCATATTTGAATAGGGATAATAACTCATCTGCAGTTCAGGATATTCCAACAACAAAGAGAGGTTCTCACACTGGGCTGTCTGGTAAAGTCGGCAATGTGAAATAcaataattttagtaattttacaGAGAAAAATCGAGATGATGGGTTTCTTTTGTATTCTGATTATTTCACAATACGAAGGCAAGCTCCAAAGGCTGATTCTGCAAGGCTGTTGGCATGGCAAGAATCTGGTAGAAAGAATCTTGAGATGACATATGTGAGGTCTGAGTTCGAGAATGGTAGTGAAAGTGACCATACACGCTCTGATCCTAGTGATGATGATGGATTTAATGTTGTCATAGCTGATAATTGTCAACGTGTTTTCGTTTATGGCCTTAAGCTCTTGTGGACGATAGAAAACAGAGATGCTGTTTGGTCCTGGGTTGGTGGAATATCCAAAGCATTTGAACCTCCAAAACCTTCTCCATCTAGGCAGTATGCACAAAGAAAGATGATTGAGGAACAACAGATGCATGATGGGTCTAAAATGCCTTGTGATGATAACTTTGTGTCTCCTCCTACATCCCATAGTGTTAATTCTCCTTCTCGACAAGTTGAGACTATGGGTTCAGTTTCTTCTCCATCTCCTTCGAGTAAAATGGAATGCTCATCCTCTGATATAGTTG CAGTGAAGCATGGATACATTGATGACTCAGAGGAAGAGGGGACACGCCACTTCATGGTGAATGTTATTCAACCTCAATTCAATTTGCATTCAGAAGAAGCGAAT GGTagatttctgcttgctgcagccaGTGGCCGTGTCTTAGCTCGTTCATTCCACTCAGTTCTTCATGTTGGATATGAGATGATTGAGCAAGCGCTAGGTACCAGCAATGTACAGATTCCTGGATCAGAACCTGAAATGACATGGAAACGAGCGGAGTTCTCTGTGATGCTGGAGCATGTTCAAGCTCATGTTGCACCAACTGATGTTGACCCAGGTGCTGGACTCCAATGGCTCCCTAAGATTCTTAGGAGTTCACCGAAGGTAAAACGTACTGGTGCTTTACTTGAAAGGGTGTTTATGCCTTGTCAAATGTACTTCCGCTACACAAGGCACAAAAGTGGAACTGCAGGTCTGAAG GTCAAGCCACTAAAAGAACTCTCTTTCAACTCTCCTAATATTACTGCAACAATGACTTCACGCCAGTTTCAGGTCATGCTGGATGTACTGAGCAATCTTCTCTTTGCCAGGCTTCCCAA GCCTCGTAAAAGTAGCCTTTTGTACCCATCTGAAGATGATGAGGATATTGAAGAGGAGGCTGATGAGGTGGTTCCTGATGGTGTTGAAGAGGTAGAGCTTGCAAAGATCAACCTCGaacagaaagagagagagaggaagttaTTGCTTGATGACATAAGGACCCTATCAGAAGCTAGTGATGTTCCTGCTGACCTCTGCCAATCTCCAGAGAAGGATGGTGATTTGTGGATGATTACTAGTGGAAAACTAGTTCTG GTGCAAGGACTGAAGAAAGAGTTACTTAACATACAAAAGTCTAGAAAGGCTGCATCTTCTGCATTAAGAATGGCTTTGCAAAAAGCTGCACAGCTGCATCTTATGGAGAAAGAAAAGAACAGAAGCCCTTCTTATGCTATGCGAATTTCTATGAGAATCAACAAGGTGGTATGGAGTATGCTTGCAGATGGAAAATCCTTTGCCGAAGCTGAGATAAATGACATG ATATATGATTTTGACCGAGACTACAAAGATATTGGTGTTGCTCGGTTCACAACAAAGTCCTTTGTTGTGAGAAATTGTCTGCCTAATGCCAAGTCAGATATGCTGTTATCAGCCTGGAATGCACCTCCTGAATGGGGAAA AAATGTAATGCTTCGTGTCGATGCCAAACAGGGTGCTCCAAAGGATGGAAATTCACCTCTTGAACTTTTCCAG GTGGAGATCTATCCTTTGAAGATATATTTGACTGAAACTATGTACAGAATGATGTGGGATTATTTTTTCCCAGAAGAAGAACAAGATTCACAAAGACGGCAG gaggTTTGGAAAGTTTCAACCAATGCTGGATCAAGACGGCTAAGGAAAAGTTTTGCTGGCCCTGAAGCAGCTGCTTCATCCAGCCAATCTACCAGAGAATCTGAGGCTCCTGGAAGATCAAGTGCAACTACAGGAGCTTCAGCTAATGCTAGCATCAACCAAGCTTCTATTCATGGTGATGCTTCCCAA GTATCCAAGTTGCAAAGCCTAAAAGCAAATATTGTATGTGGTTCAAATCCGGAGCTACGGCGAACATCTTCATCTGACAGAACTTGGGAAGAAAGTGCGGCTGAGTCAGCAGCCAATGACCTTGTGTTGCAAGCTCATTCTTCAAATACTTCTTCAAAGAGTGGCCCCCTCAATCCAGCACCAGAACACCAACATGCAGTTAACGAGATATCCAAAAATAAACCAAAAGAATCCAAGTCAGTAAGATCCGGCCGCTTGTCTCATGAGGAAAAGAAGGTAGGGAAATCTCAGGATGAGAAAAGAGCTAGGACTCGCAAGATGATGGAGTTCCATAATATCAAAATAAGCCAG GTTGAGTTGCTTGTTACTTATGAAGGATCAAGATTTGCAGTCAATGATCTGAGGTTGCTAATGGATTCTTTTCACCGTGTTGATTTTACTGGCACGTGGAGGCGGCTTTTCTCGCGAGTTAAGAAGCATATCATCTGGGGAGTTTTGAAGTCAGTAACTGGCATGCAG GGTAAGAAATTCAAGGATAAAGCCCTAAGCCAAAGGGACGCCAATGGAAGTGCTGTTCCTGAAAGTGATCTTAACTTCAGTGATAGCGACGGAGGTCAACCTGGAAAATCTGATCAGTTTCCTATAACTTGGCTTAAGCGGCCTAGCGATGGGGCTGGTGATGGATTTGTCACATCAATTAGGGGACTTTTCAATTCGCAGCGCCGCAAAGCCAAGGCATTTGTACTGCGAACTATGAGAGGTGATGCAGATGGTGAATTCCATGGTGAGTGGAGTGACAGTGATGTTGAGTTCTCACCCTTTGCCCGGCAACTGACTATAACAAAAGCTAAGAAGCTTATGCGGCATGCTAAGAAGTTTCGCTCAAGAGGGCATAAGAGTTCAG GGTTGACACTGCAACGTGATTCATTTCCATCAACTCCAAGAGAGTCCACACCATTTCAAAGTGATTCCTCTGGTCCATCTTCCTACGAGGATTTCCATGATTAG